From the genome of Oceanidesulfovibrio indonesiensis, one region includes:
- a CDS encoding mechanosensitive ion channel family protein, with product METAAQIPTWLQDIKDAIPTGELYQEIALYVGIILLAVAVYYIGKPVLERILRSFSGKTRNRWDNYFVQRGAVRNMAALLPAIVLLYGSALLPHGQMGFRKLVYIWMLAEIAALVTKFIDTSIQIYEESPLSRRRPLKGYAQLAKMFIYILAAVIIFSILVETSPWALISGLGALSAILLLIFRDTLLSLVASVSIASNDLLRKGDWIQMDSFGANGDVVDMALHTVKVQNFDKTITAIPTHKFLDNTFINWRGMQEAGGRRIKRSLLIDMTSVRFATAEELLRWQDIFLLTRYLMDKELEIEESNRRAHIPEDGHPLNGRRQTNLGVFRAYVRSYLENHPNVHTDGMLLLVRQMEPEGDHGLPLEIYCFTRTTAWAEYEAIQSDIFDHLLSALPYFGLRVYQRNALVDNRECPTTKL from the coding sequence ATGGAAACAGCAGCCCAAATCCCAACCTGGCTTCAGGACATTAAAGACGCCATCCCCACAGGAGAGTTGTACCAGGAAATCGCACTGTACGTGGGCATCATTCTGCTGGCCGTCGCCGTCTATTACATCGGCAAGCCCGTCCTGGAACGGATTCTCCGATCTTTTTCCGGCAAGACGCGCAACCGCTGGGACAACTACTTCGTCCAACGCGGCGCCGTGCGCAACATGGCGGCACTGCTGCCGGCCATTGTGCTGCTGTATGGATCGGCCCTGCTGCCCCACGGCCAGATGGGCTTTCGCAAGCTCGTCTACATCTGGATGCTCGCCGAGATTGCGGCGCTGGTCACCAAGTTCATCGACACCTCCATCCAGATATACGAGGAATCACCTCTCTCCCGCAGGCGACCTCTCAAGGGTTACGCCCAGCTCGCGAAGATGTTCATCTACATCCTCGCCGCCGTCATCATATTCTCCATTCTTGTGGAGACTTCGCCCTGGGCGCTCATCTCGGGTCTTGGCGCGCTCTCCGCCATCCTCTTGCTCATCTTCCGGGACACCCTCCTCTCCCTGGTCGCCAGCGTCTCCATCGCCTCCAACGACCTGTTGCGCAAAGGGGACTGGATTCAGATGGACTCCTTTGGCGCCAACGGCGACGTAGTGGACATGGCCCTGCATACGGTCAAGGTTCAGAACTTCGACAAGACCATCACCGCCATCCCCACACACAAGTTCCTGGACAACACCTTCATCAACTGGCGGGGGATGCAGGAGGCCGGAGGCCGGCGCATCAAGCGCTCCCTGCTCATTGACATGACGAGCGTCCGTTTCGCCACGGCCGAGGAACTCCTGCGCTGGCAGGACATCTTCCTTCTGACACGCTACCTCATGGACAAGGAACTTGAGATCGAGGAATCCAACCGCCGCGCCCACATCCCGGAAGACGGGCACCCGCTCAACGGCCGCCGTCAGACCAACCTCGGCGTGTTCCGCGCTTACGTGCGCAGCTACCTTGAGAACCATCCAAATGTACACACGGACGGCATGCTGCTGCTGGTCCGCCAGATGGAACCCGAGGGCGACCACGGCCTGCCGCTGGAGATATATTGCTTCACCAGAACCACGGCCTGGGCCGAATACGAGGCAATCCAGTCAGATATTTTCGACCACCTGCTCTCGGCCCTGCCCTATTTCGGTCTGCGGGTTTACCAACGCAACGCACTGGTGGACAACCGGGAGTGCCCCACGACGAAATTATAG
- a CDS encoding efflux RND transporter permease subunit — MIRFFIHRPIFAAVVAIVFTLVGAISIFTLPIAQYPEISPPTVSVSATYTGANAEVVADTVATPIEQQINGAEDMLYMSSISANDGSMSLTVTFDIGRDLDLATVDVQNRLSLATPQLPEDVTRSGVTVKKQSPDMLAVVSLTSPGGEYDGLFLTNYASINIADALARIKGVGSVQVFGAADYSMRIWLDPGKMAELGLTVNDVAAAINEQNVQAPAGQIGLPPVPKGQEFQYSVQVKGRLTDAEEFLNIVLRANPDGSMVRIKDVGSAELGSLAYNNFSRLNGTDTSSILIYQLPGANALETIAQVRSTMDTLAGQFPAGIAYTIPYDTTLFVDASINEVMETLFEALLLVLLVVFVFLQNWRATLIPMLTIPVSLVGTFAFFSLLDFSINTLSLFGIVLAIGIVVDDAIVVVEAVQRIMDEEGLSPKDATIKAMDEVSGAIVGTSLVLIAVFVPVAFMGGISGRLYQQFALTLAVSVAISTINALTLSPALCALLLKPHYKAGGPLGWFFGKFNRAFDFVTRGYLAGVRGALRYALLTMGVLAALIVGSLGLIEHLPTGFVPDEDQGAFMGTIMLPPAASLQRTDEVMHHVEETIEQLDGVADIIALGGMNLLNGSLSSYAASIIVVLDPWDQRQARSLSIDSIMLAAHRAFSNYNEAMVSIFNPPPIRGMGNAGGFTFELQDRTGITTKELAGTAQKFMAEARKRPEIGAVFSTFNADVPQIRVEVDREKAKTLGVPVQDVFVALQSFLGGYYVNDFNKFGRTYRVMLQAEPEYRRRVDQIGSFYVRAKDGQMVPLSTLTKTASITGPEYVQHFNLYQTVEISGGPAPGYSSGQALDALEEVAAQSLPQGYGYSWSGMSFQEIEQGGQAVVAFGLAVLMVVLFLCALYESWLVPWAVILCVPVAIFGAMFGQLLRGLDNNVYAQIGLVMLIGLAAKNAILIVEFALMRREQGLTVREAAVEAAHLRFRPILMTSFAFILGVLPLVLASGAGAASRHSLGTSVFAGMLFATVLGTFFIPTLYTVIERLRGNRPDARLNKDQGSIDHSPDASPAKQPDASNIT; from the coding sequence ATGATCCGCTTCTTCATCCACCGCCCCATATTCGCGGCCGTGGTGGCCATTGTCTTCACCCTTGTCGGCGCCATTTCCATCTTCACGCTGCCCATTGCCCAGTACCCGGAGATCAGCCCGCCCACCGTCTCCGTCTCGGCCACGTACACGGGCGCCAACGCCGAGGTCGTGGCGGACACTGTGGCCACGCCCATCGAACAGCAGATCAACGGAGCCGAGGACATGCTGTACATGTCCTCCATCAGCGCCAACGACGGCTCCATGAGTCTGACCGTGACCTTCGACATCGGCCGGGACCTGGACCTGGCCACGGTGGACGTGCAGAACCGACTCTCTCTAGCCACGCCGCAGTTGCCCGAGGACGTCACCAGATCCGGCGTCACGGTCAAAAAGCAGTCGCCCGACATGCTCGCCGTGGTCTCGCTCACCTCGCCGGGGGGCGAGTACGACGGCCTGTTCCTGACCAATTACGCCAGCATCAACATCGCCGACGCCCTCGCTCGCATCAAGGGTGTTGGCAGCGTGCAGGTTTTTGGCGCTGCTGACTACTCCATGCGTATCTGGCTGGACCCCGGCAAGATGGCCGAGCTTGGCCTGACGGTGAATGACGTCGCCGCGGCCATCAACGAGCAGAACGTGCAGGCGCCCGCTGGCCAGATCGGTCTGCCGCCTGTACCGAAAGGCCAGGAATTCCAGTACTCCGTGCAGGTCAAGGGCCGGCTCACCGACGCCGAGGAATTCCTGAACATCGTGCTGCGAGCCAATCCGGACGGTTCCATGGTTCGCATCAAGGATGTGGGCTCTGCCGAGCTGGGCTCCCTGGCGTACAACAACTTCAGCCGGCTCAACGGCACGGATACGAGTTCCATCCTCATCTACCAGCTGCCAGGGGCGAACGCCCTGGAGACCATCGCACAGGTGCGCTCCACCATGGACACGCTCGCCGGGCAGTTCCCCGCCGGCATTGCGTACACCATTCCGTACGACACAACGCTCTTCGTCGACGCCTCCATCAACGAGGTCATGGAGACCCTGTTCGAGGCGCTGCTGCTCGTTTTGCTGGTGGTCTTCGTCTTTCTGCAGAACTGGCGCGCCACACTCATCCCCATGCTCACGATACCTGTCTCTCTTGTGGGCACATTCGCCTTTTTCTCCCTGTTGGACTTTTCCATCAACACCCTGTCGCTGTTCGGCATTGTGCTCGCCATCGGCATCGTGGTGGACGACGCCATCGTGGTCGTGGAAGCAGTGCAGCGAATAATGGACGAAGAAGGGCTCTCCCCCAAGGACGCAACGATCAAGGCCATGGACGAGGTGTCCGGAGCCATCGTGGGCACCAGCCTTGTGCTTATCGCAGTGTTCGTGCCTGTGGCCTTCATGGGCGGCATCTCGGGTCGGCTCTATCAGCAGTTCGCCCTGACACTGGCCGTTTCCGTGGCAATCTCCACGATTAACGCCCTTACCCTCTCGCCCGCCCTGTGCGCGCTGCTGCTCAAGCCCCACTACAAGGCCGGCGGCCCGCTCGGCTGGTTTTTCGGCAAGTTCAACCGCGCATTCGATTTCGTGACCCGCGGCTACCTCGCTGGCGTGCGCGGCGCTCTGCGCTACGCCCTGCTCACCATGGGCGTACTCGCCGCGCTCATTGTCGGCTCCCTGGGACTCATCGAACATCTGCCCACCGGCTTCGTACCGGATGAAGACCAGGGCGCATTCATGGGCACCATCATGTTGCCGCCGGCAGCCTCCCTGCAACGGACCGATGAAGTCATGCACCACGTGGAGGAGACGATCGAACAGCTCGACGGCGTCGCCGACATCATCGCCCTGGGCGGCATGAACCTGCTCAACGGCTCGCTCAGCTCATACGCCGCCAGCATTATTGTAGTCCTGGACCCCTGGGACCAGCGGCAAGCCAGGTCCCTGTCCATCGACAGCATCATGCTGGCCGCGCACCGTGCTTTCAGCAACTACAACGAGGCCATGGTCTCGATCTTCAATCCGCCGCCCATCCGCGGCATGGGCAACGCCGGCGGATTCACCTTCGAACTCCAGGACCGCACCGGTATTACCACTAAAGAACTTGCCGGCACGGCGCAGAAGTTCATGGCCGAAGCGCGCAAGCGGCCGGAGATCGGCGCAGTCTTCAGCACGTTCAACGCGGACGTGCCCCAGATCAGGGTGGAGGTTGACCGCGAAAAGGCCAAGACCCTGGGCGTGCCGGTCCAGGACGTCTTCGTTGCCTTGCAGTCTTTCCTCGGTGGGTACTACGTCAACGACTTCAACAAGTTCGGCCGGACATACCGCGTCATGCTCCAGGCAGAGCCCGAATATCGCCGCCGCGTGGACCAGATCGGCAGCTTCTACGTGCGCGCCAAAGACGGGCAGATGGTTCCGCTGTCCACGCTCACCAAAACAGCATCCATCACCGGGCCCGAGTACGTGCAGCACTTCAACCTCTACCAGACCGTGGAGATCAGCGGCGGTCCTGCGCCTGGCTACAGTTCAGGCCAGGCCCTGGACGCGCTTGAGGAGGTCGCCGCGCAGAGCCTGCCCCAGGGATACGGATACTCATGGTCCGGCATGAGCTTCCAGGAAATCGAACAGGGCGGTCAGGCAGTGGTCGCATTCGGCCTGGCCGTGCTCATGGTGGTGCTCTTCCTCTGCGCGCTCTACGAATCCTGGCTCGTGCCGTGGGCCGTCATCCTTTGCGTGCCCGTGGCCATTTTCGGCGCCATGTTCGGCCAGCTGCTGCGCGGACTGGACAACAACGTCTACGCCCAGATCGGACTGGTCATGCTCATCGGCCTGGCGGCCAAAAACGCCATCCTCATCGTGGAATTCGCCCTGATGCGGCGCGAGCAGGGGCTCACCGTTCGCGAAGCAGCTGTGGAGGCTGCTCACCTGCGTTTCCGGCCCATCCTCATGACGTCCTTCGCCTTCATCCTGGGCGTGCTGCCCCTGGTGCTGGCCAGCGGCGCCGGCGCCGCCAGCCGCCATTCGCTGGGCACCTCGGTGTTCGCCGGCATGCTCTTCGCCACCGTGCTGGGCACGTTCTTCATCCCCACCCTCTACACCGTCATCGAGCGGTTGCGCGGAAACCGTCCGGATGCGAGGTTAAATAAAGACCAGGGGTCCATAGATCACTCGCCGGATGCATCTCCGGCAAAACAGCCCGACGCCTCGAACATTACCTGA
- a CDS encoding efflux RND transporter periplasmic adaptor subunit yields MPSTASSPHRLVFFVCACLLFACVSCGGDDTDSREQSATQPAAPPPQVKAVKVQAADVPMTAEYVAETQAKEQVDVRARVAGFLQERHYVEGSTVQKDDLLFTIDPSQYEQTLNEARAELERNLASLEKARKDQERFKELVDQGAVSQSEYDTRETHAKELEATVTSNRAAVMQAELNLGYTKVTAPITGRISRAKVEVGSLVGQGENTLLAEMTSIDPMYVNFSISEQEYLHLTKAKFSDDMVPPSYQLVLGTGDVYPHNGTVDYVDPSINQQTGTLGVRTVFPNPDGVLRPGLFGRVRVTVRGGGDSLLVPQRAVYDVQGIKQVLVAQDNGTLASRTVRLGSQVDQFFRVESGLDSGDVVLVEGLQKFRPGMTVDPQIVSFQEEQHEAADPTENDASAPAQGNATGTDVESNATN; encoded by the coding sequence ATGCCCTCCACCGCATCCTCGCCGCACCGCCTTGTGTTTTTCGTCTGTGCCTGCCTGTTGTTCGCCTGCGTGTCCTGCGGGGGCGACGACACTGATTCCAGGGAACAAAGCGCCACCCAGCCGGCCGCGCCGCCGCCCCAGGTGAAAGCGGTGAAGGTCCAGGCTGCCGATGTCCCCATGACCGCCGAGTACGTGGCCGAGACCCAGGCCAAGGAACAGGTGGATGTCAGGGCGCGCGTCGCCGGATTTCTGCAGGAACGTCACTATGTAGAAGGCTCCACCGTGCAGAAGGACGATCTGCTCTTCACCATTGATCCCAGCCAGTACGAACAGACGCTCAACGAAGCCAGGGCTGAGCTGGAACGGAATCTCGCTTCCCTCGAAAAAGCCCGCAAAGATCAGGAGCGGTTCAAGGAACTCGTGGACCAGGGCGCCGTGAGTCAGTCCGAGTACGATACGCGCGAGACCCATGCCAAAGAACTCGAAGCCACTGTGACGAGCAACAGGGCCGCAGTGATGCAGGCTGAATTGAACCTGGGATACACCAAGGTCACCGCGCCTATTACCGGCCGTATCAGCCGCGCCAAGGTGGAGGTGGGCAGCCTGGTGGGCCAGGGCGAGAATACCCTGCTGGCCGAGATGACCTCCATCGACCCCATGTACGTGAACTTCTCCATCAGCGAACAGGAGTATCTCCATCTCACCAAAGCAAAATTTTCTGACGACATGGTTCCCCCCTCGTATCAGCTCGTACTTGGCACCGGGGACGTCTATCCCCACAACGGCACCGTGGATTACGTGGACCCGTCCATCAATCAGCAGACCGGCACTCTCGGGGTGCGCACGGTGTTCCCCAATCCGGATGGCGTCCTACGCCCGGGGCTGTTCGGCCGGGTGCGCGTTACAGTCCGCGGAGGCGGCGACTCTCTGCTCGTACCGCAACGCGCCGTGTACGACGTCCAGGGCATCAAACAGGTGCTCGTGGCTCAGGACAACGGAACCCTTGCCTCCAGAACGGTCCGACTGGGCAGCCAGGTGGATCAGTTCTTCCGTGTGGAAAGCGGGCTCGACTCGGGCGACGTCGTCCTCGTGGAGGGACTGCAGAAGTTCCGGCCGGGCATGACCGTCGATCCTCAGATCGTCTCGTTCCAGGAAGAACAACACGAGGCAGCTGACCCGACGGAGAATGACGCTTCCGCTCCGGCCCAGGGCAATGCCACCGGGACAGACGTCGAGTCCAATGCGACGAACTAA
- a CDS encoding Ldh family oxidoreductase, producing MHEQTPRYDVAALQRLCADLTHAYSVPQADAALLAEVLVDADLHGRSTHGVSRLPVYLARIDKGLVDPQAELLLERTRAGVLLADAAGGIGQVQAGKTLDALLDMARENGTAAAVVRGSQHCGSLAWYCNRAAARGMILFATTNCEPSMAPTGGAEPMFGTNPIAASFPTGLGWPVAIDLATSVVARGNIIAANRRGEPIPEGWALDADGRPTTDAGAALLGTVLTMAGHKGYALALMVELFSGVLSGASVSADIASMYAGPERPQDVGHFFHAMDIAAFMEPAEFTSRIDSLIERIKSGARRDGVAEILIPGERAARTAARNREHGVPVDPGVVATLRAMAKDRGVADLPSL from the coding sequence ATGCACGAACAGACACCGCGATACGACGTTGCCGCTTTGCAGAGGCTGTGCGCCGATCTGACCCATGCATATTCGGTCCCACAGGCCGACGCCGCCCTGCTGGCCGAGGTTCTCGTGGACGCGGACCTCCATGGCCGCTCCACCCACGGCGTATCCCGCTTGCCGGTGTATCTGGCACGCATCGACAAAGGCCTTGTAGACCCGCAGGCCGAGCTCCTCCTTGAACGAACCCGTGCCGGCGTGCTTCTGGCGGACGCAGCCGGGGGCATCGGCCAGGTGCAGGCGGGCAAGACTCTCGATGCGCTGCTGGACATGGCGCGCGAAAACGGCACGGCCGCCGCAGTGGTGCGCGGCTCCCAGCATTGCGGCTCCCTGGCCTGGTACTGCAACCGCGCCGCGGCCCGGGGGATGATCCTCTTTGCGACCACGAACTGCGAGCCTTCCATGGCCCCCACGGGCGGGGCAGAGCCCATGTTCGGCACCAATCCCATCGCCGCGTCCTTCCCCACCGGCCTGGGCTGGCCCGTGGCCATCGATCTCGCCACGTCCGTCGTGGCCCGCGGCAACATCATCGCCGCCAACCGCAGGGGCGAACCTATTCCGGAGGGCTGGGCTCTTGACGCCGATGGCCGGCCCACCACGGACGCCGGCGCCGCCCTGCTGGGCACGGTGCTGACCATGGCCGGCCACAAGGGCTACGCCCTGGCGCTCATGGTGGAGCTGTTCTCCGGCGTGCTGTCCGGCGCTTCCGTCTCCGCGGACATCGCGTCCATGTACGCCGGCCCTGAACGACCTCAGGACGTGGGCCACTTCTTCCACGCCATGGATATCGCCGCGTTCATGGAACCGGCCGAGTTTACCAGCCGCATCGATTCGCTCATCGAACGCATCAAAAGCGGCGCGCGCCGCGACGGCGTGGCCGAAATCCTCATTCCCGGCGAGCGCGCCGCGCGCACCGCCGCACGGAACCGCGAGCACGGCGTGCCTGTCGATCCCGGAGTGGTCGCCACCCTCCGGGCCATGGCGAAGGATCGCGGTGTGGCCGACCTCCCCTCGCTTTAG
- a CDS encoding rhodanese-like domain-containing protein yields MTRYDSTNEGRNKIVAAAPLLVLALAAALVLSYVQPFAPSVPDAGPGQVMKIVSPSEAAGLIYSTPDMVILDLRTPAEHARSRIPDSRLMDYHDADFWERLDSLDRDIPYLLYCATHGRSAQTMERMAGQGFTRVWLLQGGIYAWRNAGLPVER; encoded by the coding sequence ATGACGCGATACGATTCGACGAACGAGGGGCGGAACAAGATCGTGGCTGCCGCCCCTTTGCTCGTGCTCGCGCTTGCCGCGGCTCTCGTGCTCTCCTACGTCCAGCCGTTTGCGCCGTCCGTTCCCGATGCCGGCCCAGGCCAGGTCATGAAGATCGTGAGCCCCTCCGAAGCGGCCGGCCTCATCTATTCCACACCGGACATGGTGATCCTCGACCTGCGCACGCCTGCCGAACATGCCCGGAGCAGAATTCCGGATTCCCGTCTTATGGACTACCACGACGCGGACTTCTGGGAACGTCTCGACTCCCTGGACCGCGACATCCCGTACCTGCTGTATTGCGCCACACACGGCCGCAGCGCCCAGACCATGGAACGCATGGCCGGGCAAGGCTTCACCAGGGTCTGGCTGCTCCAGGGCGGCATCTACGCCTGGCGCAACGCCGGGTTGCCCGTGGAACGCTGA
- a CDS encoding carboxymuconolactone decarboxylase family protein, with protein sequence MLLNHTPPDEAEGKIADAYAVLPPGVPVPDPLVLHSASPEILVRQMEFLRYFMAHPRLDMELLAMTRYVLAHRFKYQFCYDFNGMILQAASMMSDEDLATLRDHPEVFEMDEARKALFLFALKVVEEPTAVASQDIDVLRDLGWTDADIFDMSFHAASFLSASVLWKAFADGKDCK encoded by the coding sequence ATGCTGTTGAACCATACCCCCCCGGACGAGGCAGAAGGCAAGATCGCCGACGCGTACGCCGTGCTGCCCCCCGGCGTGCCCGTGCCCGACCCCCTGGTTCTGCATTCGGCCAGTCCGGAGATATTGGTCCGGCAGATGGAGTTCCTCAGGTACTTCATGGCGCATCCGCGCCTGGACATGGAACTGCTGGCCATGACGCGATATGTGCTGGCCCACCGCTTCAAGTACCAGTTCTGCTACGATTTCAACGGGATGATCCTCCAGGCCGCTTCCATGATGAGCGACGAGGACCTCGCCACACTGCGCGACCATCCCGAGGTTTTCGAGATGGACGAGGCGCGCAAGGCGCTCTTCCTGTTCGCGCTCAAGGTGGTCGAGGAGCCCACGGCTGTCGCGTCCCAGGACATCGACGTGCTGCGCGACCTCGGCTGGACCGATGCGGACATCTTCGACATGTCTTTCCACGCAGCGTCCTTCCTCTCCGCCTCGGTGCTGTGGAAGGCGTTTGCCGACGGCAAGGACTGCAAATAA
- a CDS encoding AzlD domain-containing protein: MIVSDGAFWGVVFILALGTFLMRFSFFALFRGSVSERFMAMLRPIPAAVLAALVAPAILVPGGELQNIGLAWENGKLVAGLVAALVAWRTRHMFLTIAAGLVALWIWRFLG; the protein is encoded by the coding sequence GTGATCGTCAGCGACGGCGCGTTCTGGGGCGTGGTCTTCATCCTCGCCCTGGGCACGTTTCTCATGCGTTTTTCGTTCTTTGCGCTGTTCCGGGGCTCGGTCTCGGAGCGCTTCATGGCCATGCTCCGGCCCATTCCTGCGGCGGTGCTCGCCGCGCTCGTGGCGCCTGCCATACTCGTGCCCGGCGGCGAGCTGCAGAACATCGGTCTGGCCTGGGAGAACGGCAAACTCGTGGCCGGCCTTGTGGCTGCGCTCGTGGCCTGGCGCACCCGCCACATGTTCCTGACCATCGCCGCCGGCCTGGTCGCCCTGTGGATCTGGCGATTTCTTGGGTAA
- a CDS encoding AzlC family ABC transporter permease: MSRASTHFFLGLRAVSPILLGVAPFGLIAGISVIEAGHDPLDAALFSLLTYAGASQLASLELLKEGTPMLVAALTGLIINMRYLMYSASLAPHFTGRPLPLKAAIAYILSDQSYALSISRYRNDPHMPRRAKLGFYAGAAFGVWAMWQLGTIAGALLGKAVPPELGLEFAVPLTFLALLFQVLADRGLVVAALVGGSLSVALSWMPANTGFLVAALFGIAAGYFARPRDTCLETQSDKRGGAQG, from the coding sequence ATGTCACGCGCCTCCACACATTTCTTCCTCGGCCTGCGCGCCGTTTCGCCCATTCTGCTCGGCGTGGCGCCCTTCGGCCTCATCGCCGGCATCTCGGTCATCGAGGCCGGGCACGATCCCCTGGATGCGGCTTTGTTCTCCCTGCTCACCTATGCCGGGGCGTCGCAGCTCGCCAGCCTGGAGCTGCTCAAGGAAGGGACGCCCATGCTGGTGGCCGCTCTCACCGGCCTCATCATCAACATGCGCTATCTCATGTACTCGGCATCCCTGGCCCCGCACTTTACGGGCAGACCTCTGCCCCTCAAGGCGGCCATCGCCTACATCCTTTCGGATCAGTCCTACGCCCTCTCCATCTCGCGCTACCGGAACGATCCGCACATGCCTCGACGCGCCAAGCTGGGCTTTTACGCCGGCGCCGCCTTCGGCGTCTGGGCCATGTGGCAGCTGGGCACCATAGCCGGCGCGCTGCTGGGCAAGGCCGTGCCGCCGGAGCTGGGACTGGAGTTCGCGGTGCCGCTGACGTTCCTGGCGCTCCTGTTCCAGGTGCTTGCGGACCGCGGCCTCGTTGTCGCCGCGCTGGTGGGCGGGTCGCTCTCCGTGGCGCTCTCCTGGATGCCCGCCAACACCGGCTTTCTCGTTGCCGCGCTGTTCGGCATTGCCGCGGGATACTTCGCAAGGCCGCGCGACACCTGCCTGGAAACGCAATCGGACAAACGCGGGGGGGCGCAGGGGTGA
- a CDS encoding NUDIX domain-containing protein has product MSGKQSAGLLLYRRVGAGVQVFLVHPGGPYFRNKDAGAWSIPKGEYDEDEHPFDTARREFEEETGQKPPAEGYIELEPVVQKNRKRVRAWAVEGDADAEHIVSNQFAMEWPPKSGRTIEVPEVDRAAWLAPNEARGKINPAQWALVEELLDKLGVSCNGDDA; this is encoded by the coding sequence ATGAGCGGCAAGCAGTCAGCCGGTCTTCTTCTGTACCGCCGCGTCGGCGCCGGCGTTCAGGTTTTCCTCGTCCACCCTGGCGGTCCGTATTTCAGAAACAAGGACGCCGGCGCGTGGTCCATACCAAAGGGCGAATACGACGAAGACGAGCATCCCTTCGATACCGCCCGCCGGGAGTTCGAGGAAGAGACCGGCCAGAAGCCGCCGGCAGAGGGCTACATCGAGCTCGAACCCGTTGTCCAGAAGAACCGCAAGCGCGTGCGCGCCTGGGCCGTGGAGGGCGACGCCGACGCAGAACACATCGTCTCCAACCAATTCGCCATGGAATGGCCGCCCAAATCCGGCCGCACCATCGAGGTGCCGGAGGTGGACCGCGCAGCTTGGCTTGCTCCGAACGAGGCGCGCGGCAAGATCAATCCGGCCCAGTGGGCCCTGGTGGAAGAACTGCTGGACAAGCTGGGAGTATCCTGCAACGGCGACGACGCATAA